The genome window GCTCCTCGTGCAGGATCCATCTGAtactttcccagtccttaagattcaatgtcccccctctcagggtaccatggacattgcctatcaatctccccaaccagtttgcgcagatcccttctctttactgggaTTCTGGCGCTTTTCATCAGCGCTTTCAGCTCGCGGATgtgcttgtcataagcagtgctttggcaagctcccatacttactgGTGGTTCGTTGGACAAGAGAGGGTTCTAGAACGCGGGTCCGGGGATGTGCAGATCTGGCGGTCGATGGTGCACCGTTGGAGCCtattccaggcgacggtaagcgggcggaggttgaagattcccgggtttcggcaccaacATGAAGTTGTTACGGTCGatgcaaggaataggcgagatgcagcaatatcatccggtggagagaagccagtggcgatatagcgtgatcaaggaataagagggaaagtcctcctatggattaaaaactggttgagaaacaggaagcaaagattgggtgtaaatgggaagttctcacaatggagagatgtggggagtggtgtcccccaaggatccattttgggaccagtgctctttaacctattcataaatgacctggaagtaggggtgggtagtgtggtggtcaagtttgcagatgataccaaattatgtagggtggtgagaactgcaaaggattgcgaagagctccaagcggaccttgataaattaggtgagggggctaggaaatggcaaatgcagttcaatgtagcaaaatgtaaagtgatgcacataggggcaaaaaagccaaacttcacatacacgctacaggggtcagtgctatcagtcacagaccaggaaagggatttgggcatcttagttgatagttccatgggagtgtcaactcaatgcatggcagctgtgaaaaaggcaaactctcatgCCGGCATAACAGGCGAACCTAGaacaaactgcaaagattgtcatgcccttatataaaatggcgcgactgcacttggagtactgtccCAGTCCTGGTCACTACATCCAAAGGATACACAGATggtaaaagtgcagagaagggcaacaagaatgattgagggactagagcgccttccctatgaggagaggctgcagcgtttgggactctttagtttggagaggagacgtctgagggggaatatgatcgaagtctataaaattatgcatggggtagaaaatgttgacagggagaaatttctctctctttctcacaatactagaaccagggggcattcattgaaaatgctggggggaagaattaggactaataaaaggaaacacttcttcacgcaacgtgtgattggtgtttggaatatgctgccacaggaggtggtgatggccactaacctagataactttaaaaggggtttggacagatttatggaggagaagtcgatttatggctaccaatcttgatcctctttgatctgagattgcaaatgccttagtagaccaggtgctcgggaacaacagccgcagaaggccattgctttcacatcctgcaggtgagctcccaaaggcacctagtgggccactgcgagtagcagagagctggactatatggactctggtctgatccagctggcttgttcttatgttcttatgttcttacgatcCGTGGGTCTGGCTAATCcgccgagctggcggtccctggcatcttttattagggtttcttgggaaggcaggagagcgggagaatgttgcacaatacatgactcataggggctgcggacatgcgagaggaaacgttcctgtgtgagcctaatccatacctgggggtatgcaccttttgtccctttgtccaggacatctttcGACCGGTGAGACTGCttgcccagaaggcaacagatggcgcaggcattcctgtgcactgtctgaagctctgccggggTCGCAGGCTCACCCCAACACCATGGCATGAACTGACTTAATCTTGGTAACCAGAGacatatccttacacttaagaatcttttccagctctttcgTGGCTACGCTTcctagtctcagtctccttcagtgtcccttttggttgatgatggagtcaaggGATAGAAAGTCTTCAACGCTTTCAATTTCCGCATTGCCTACCCTAGAGCTAAacaattctccagtagtcattacttttgtcttcttgatgttcagctgcagtcctgctttggcactttctccttcaACTTTCAGCAGCAGTCATTTTAAGTCTTCGtgattttctgccagtaatgtgataTCACTGGCATTTCTCAAATGGTTAAGGTTTCTCTCCCAATGTTCATTCCACCTTCATTTAAATCTaatctaggttttttttaaattatctgttCAGCGTACAGATGGAAGAAACAGGGAGGTCAAAGACATCCTTGACTAACAGCTTTggcaactggaaaccattctgctgTTCCACATTCTATCCTAACAGTAGCCACTTGTATTGCAAAGCTCAGGGAAGTCACCCTCTGAACTGTCAATTaacctaccatatatactcacatataagatgagtttttcagccctgttttaaggccccatcggcttatacacgagtcctgcttaccagcccgGTCTGCctaggctgggggcatggccgggatgacctccctgcagctgcacaagccgcttgttgctgccctcctcggatggtgaaggggaaccctagctggctgggcttcctcaaaccccaggaggcagagagagctccttatttgggcagtgactccccctgatgtcattgcccaaataaggagctcccttcacctcctggttgcctgggcttcctcaaacccagggggaagtggagggagctctttatttgggcaatgacatcagggggagtcactgcccaaataaggagctccctctgcctcccggcttcccaccttcagcttatacgcgagtcaatacctttccccaggttttggtagtaaaattaggtgcctcggcttatacacgagttggcttatacacgagtttatgcGGTACCTACAGGGCCCTGAACTGATTTGGAAAAGCTGAGATATTTCAGGGTGTGCAATTTCNNNNNNNNNNNNNNNNNNNNNNNNNNNNNNNNNNNNNNNNNNNNNNNNNNNNNNNNNNNNNNNNNNNNNNNNNNNNNNNNNNNNNNNNNNATGACACTATTTATTTATCAGAATTATCTGCAAAGTACAATAAAATGAATCTGCAGTTGGAAATTAGGTCAATCTTGTTAAGGTAAAATTTGTAGTCTCTAATTCAAACGCAATATAGGCTGTCACACGCTATACCAGTTTTTGAGCCTGCCTGAGTTatagagaaaggtggaatacaaGATGATAATCTGCGAGTTCTTTGTGACCATTTGGATGGACTGCATGAAAATACGTCTGAGCAAGTTGAAAACCTTCTTTCAACGGAAGTTCCAGACGGGCTGATAAATCCATTTTCAAAAACTGTGGTAGTAACTAAATGAGCTACAAAATGACACTGAGCTGAAGCCAAAATTTAAGAAATGCCACCAAGAGCTCTGCTTATAGGATTTCTGATAACAATCCTGCACTGTGTACAGTGATTAAGAAGGTACTTGTTACATTTCCAACAACCCATTTGGTGGGATATGGTTTTAATGTGGTCCTTTAACTTCTTACCAAAGAAATCAACTACTGATTACTGATTATAGCAATTTACGACTCCTGCTAAGTCAATTTAAATTAGACATTGGGAAACAGGTAACCCTTCATCAAGTCCATCCATCACATTAAGAACTTACTGAACAGTGAAATAGTTACTAAATGTGGTAACTACTTCACTGTTCAGTGAAGGAGTTACTTAATGACTAGCCGACTGTGTAATATTGGTATCACTGGATCAAATTCATCAGTTTTGTTGAACAAATTAAACTAAAATAGTTTTAATTGGATCTTGGCTAAATGTGCAATTAATTGCTACAGCTTTGAATTTTATAGTTATTATCTTCCTTGGTGGGCTGTGCAAACTGCTATTCATAATAATGATTTTATGGAGGGCACTGGGGATGACTTTACGGAAAGAAGCACGTGGTAGCCCAAAAACTTTTGGGAACCATTGagctattgcaggggtagggaacctgcggctctccagatgttcaggaactacaattcccatcagcctctgtcagcatggcaattggccatgctggtagggaactGATAGGGCTCAGACCCTGAGCATCGGAAACATGAGTTCCTGAAGCTAATGGAAGAAGGAATGTGTTTTGGGAAGATTAAAACATCTGGGTTACATGAGATTTGCACAGATGGAAGATTACAACGTGACAAAGAACAGTATTTTATCCTACCCTTTTCCAAAGGAGCTCTGACTACACAGCTCTTTCCTCCTCcaaacaaccctatgaggtaaattAGGTTCAGGGAAAGATAGCACCTTTGttctttgctgtcaagtcacaatttATTATGactatgtagggttttcaaaacaagagatatttaaaggtggtttgccattgcctgcctctgtatcatgaccctggatttccctggaggtctcccatccaagtactaaccaggggcttctgagatctgaagagatcaggcatGCTCGGGTTATCCAAGCCAAACGATGGCACCCAAAAGACACACCAAATTTATTTCAGTTTAAGCCTCCATGACTCAGAGCTCACCCTATTTTTTGTGATGTGCTGTTACATGATGCCAAGAAAGACTATGCAGTGAAATGGACTCAGaggtcacttcatcagatgcacaaaACGCAGATCCATGATTAGGCAAAtcctggcccaaggtcgcccactAAGTCTCCCGGCTGAGCAGGATCTGAACCCGGGGTTCCCAAGTGAACTGAACCCGGGGTTCCTGACATCTTAACCACACTGTGTTTCTTTGGATTGGGACTTTAAACCTATCAGAGGACTAGAAAAGATAatatgggaaggggaggggggggctttaAAAAGAAGCCATGACGTCCTTAATAGGATAAGCTATTAATGcggaaaaagggaagggggggttcTATGGGGCTGCAACATTCTTGGGAAGAGCCCACTGAGTCCACGCAGCTCCTCCTTCGCCCAGCCCCCGAATGCAGAAGCCCCCCGCCTCGCTCGTCTCCTTCAGGCCCGGGTCCACCCCCGCCGCCCCTTCCGCAGAGAGCCCCTTCCCCTAATGGGCTCCTCTCCGTTATGCTGCAAGGCCTGGGGAACCCGCCAGCCCCCCACATCCCCTCCCACTGGACGCCtcccccgccctatccccagggccCCGATGGACCCACCCCCGTCTCCCCCCGCGGCGGTACCGGAGCTGCGGCTCATGCGCTTCTCCCAGCCCGCGGGGAGCTTCTCCTCCTCCGCCATctttcctcctccgcctcctcacGCAGCGGCCGAGCAGCACCACGCCCACGTCTCCTGGCAACGCCGCCTCTCGCGCGCGAAGGCCTCGGCCCGCTCTAGCGCGCGATTGGCTGCCCGAGCGAAGCAAAGGGCTCTGCCATTGGGTCCCTTTGAGGAGAGGGAGAGCGTCAGCCAATCCGCTTGGCGGCTCGAGCATCGGGGCGAGCTGGGGGCAAGGAAGAGGGCGGGGCCAGAGCCCATTGATGAGTGAGGCGCGCACGGGGAGAGCAAGAAGGGGGGTGCCATTGttggttgctaacctccaggtgatggctggagttctcccactaTTTCAACAGAGATCAGGTCATCGGGaggaaatggccgctttggaaggtagactgtgtggcattatgtaccccattgaaatctcgccctcccccaaacctgcccgcctcagactccaccccccaaatctccaggtatttcccaacctacagcTGACAACCCTATAATATAGTAATAGGGGATCTATTGAGTCAGTCCCTGCTTCTGGAAAAACCGCGTTACTTGTCCTGACTGGGAAATCCTCAAATGGTGCTGGTATCCGACTCAAGGTTTACTCAACttttcatccttctgaggtcggtaaaatgagtaaccATCTTGACGGGATTAAGTGCagatggggaaggcaatggcaaaacactccatgaacaaagtctgcctagtaaacgttatGTTGTGCAGAGGGACTACATTCACCTTTAAGCCACTTATCTAAACTGGAGATAAATTCTTAGATACattacacacacataaaattgCCAGTGATTTAGCCCAGACTCTTTTTCCCAAAAGTGCTTCTTCTATTGTATTCCATGGTGAAAATGCATCTCGGCCAGTTTGCTTGGGCTTTGATCTAACGGGCTAAAACTGAGATCTTGATCCTCATCCTTACCAATCATATATGTCGCCAACCTCATCTTATCCATGAAGCCCTGCACATGAGTCACAAGCCTCCTCTACAATACGAAAATGAAGCTTAAATTGGTTAAGACTGTTAGACAACGAGCTGAGAGGCacagattcaaatcccccctcccccacacttgtTAGGTTTCTATTAGAGAGAATGGAAGATCTTCACAAGCAacatttgtttagaaaatgtgtATGGCACCCCTCCAGGTCACCTGCCCCAAATGATGTAAATCACCATGTGTGGTTGAAAAGCTGTAGTCTTCATCAGCCAATTAGATTTCCAGGGGCACAGATACCTTTCCTAAGAACTAGCAACAAGAATAAAACATCCCCTGCCCATTCTGAGCAGTAACACTAAATTAGGGCCAGTTGAGTTGCATACAGGAGGGAACTTCTAGTTTGCTGAACAAGTTCTTCTTGCTGATTGGTAGGTTTTCCAGACATTGGGTTGGATCATAATGGAACGTTTCCACTTACACAAGACCTCCtgcacaagcagaaacacaagaaaaCCATTGCAAACTGCCCATGAGCTAAGTCCAATTTGAAGGTGTCATACCTTGTATATCTACTTGCACAAGATATATTTCAGCCCCCACATAAATACCTTTGCCAGTCATATCATATCTCCTAATTGGACTGTAATGACTACATGAAATAGCCTTTTTGAATTTGTGCACAGCAACACTGGAAGAAAAATCACCACTGATTTACGGCGACCTATTATGGGATTTTCACGACAAAGAACTaacagatggtttgctattgccttcctctgcacagcaaccctgtattccttggtggtctcccatctaaccaAGGCGGattcttcttagcttctgagatctgacatgatcaggcCCACCAGGTCAGAGTCCACAATGTGTATGTAATCAACTACAGCTTCTGTAACTGCAAATTGTAGAAATTCacaactctgaattatttccaggcTACCATCCAagcaacaagaaaaaaatgagaaagcaATATGTGTCAATGTGTACCACATGTCAGTCTGGTCTGTAACCATAGCACTGGGCTTTCTAGGTTTACAACCATCTAATGGACCAGAATAAGGTTGCAGAAAGCCATTCACCTGCTGTCCTTGGGATCAGAATCTTCTGCAAGTGATCATGAACCTTAAACAGTTGTGTGGGTTCTCGTATGACTTTTGACTGAacaattaacagtgcaattctgcCTGGAAATATTCCAGTCTAAACACACTGAAATCAACAGCTTTACAGTGGAGCAACTCTGTTTAGGCCCTGCACTGTAATTCTCTAATCttcaaaaacactttcctgggactaAATCTCTTTGAATAGACCATAGTAGGCTTCTGAGTAGTCCTGTTTAGGATTATTATCCAAATTATCTAGGGGCAGTAAGGCAGGCTAATAAATTATTCTCTGGATTCATGTTTTGTGGGTATAGATGCAATGCAGAAAATAATGGCCTTCTAAATTGCATACTTGAACATACAGCACTGCCTTATATCAGTCAGATCGTTTGGTTTATCAAGgttaatattgtctactctgactagcagaaGTTCTCCAAGGTCTCGGGAAGAGATTCCTTCTCTATTATCTAGTCCAGGAAATGCCGGGGATTGACCCTGGGACCTTTGAATGCAAAGCCAAGACTCAACCACCCTTTTACAGGTGTGACAACTGTTGCTGAGAAAAACAAGCCGGACACAAGTTGTCAGGACACATTTATTATAAACATccgtatatatttttttaaaaaaactgattttctGGTTTATTGCCATCAAAGCTAAAATACCATCAGAGCTAACGAAATCTCAGGTCACTTAATGTCAATGGTGATGaagataaattaaaaacaaaagtctTAGAAAAGGTAGCCTCTGCCTTACAAAAGTTTCAGCACATGCTACTGATAATATAATTCCAGGTTCATGCCATCATGAATTTCATCTGAAAGGAAGAAGTTATGGAAAATGTCCACGGGAAATATTCAAGTGTAGTGTGTGCATTTGGAAGGGTcttacaatttttatttatttatttttatttatttgttagatttgggAATCACCGAAGTAATGGCAGCATGATAATCCTTTGGTCATCaaattcagaagaagagttggtttttataccccgcttttctctacctttaaggagtctcaaagtagcttaagatcacattcctttcctctccctacaatggggaactttgtgaggtaggtggggctgagagagtgctgagggaactgtgactagcccaagatcacccagcagacttcttgtaGGGGAGCAGGCAAACAAACCATATCAGAGTTCATTGCTCACACAGAGTGAGGAATCGAGCCCAATTTTCTAGAttcaagtccaccactcttaaccacgtgGGCAATATTTTCAACTTTGTGAAGGTGCTCTGTATAGAGTCAAAACATGAATTCTTCTAAATAATTACAGTCCATTCCTCCAGCTGTTTTCTAAGATCCTAGGCAGAGAAAGGTTTTTTCTAACAGTGAGCAAAGCTGCCATGTTCCCTCCTCACATCTATTCTCCTACAGCCCTGCTTCAAACGACTGCCTGTTTCCTCTGAACAACACCTCCCCATTTTACTGCCATCCATTAGATTTGTTAAAGGATACAGTCAGCCAGCGACACGTGGTCCTTGAAAATTGTGTACCTACAACATCATAAAAGCACATTCGTCAACCTTGATTTGGAAAGGCAACACAATGACAACAGTGTTAAAGCACTTTGAACTATCTTGGCAATCACAGAAATAGCCAACAGGAAGGGGAAGATGGTTTCTTAGCAATACTGAAAACCAGCAATGGAGTTTGTGGTTCATAACCAAGCACGGTGACGCAAAAAATGGCCACAACATAGAGGCAGCAGGGTTGAAATATTGCTATACCACGTAACTATGAGAATGTATGGCCTTTGGGTTCCGTTTACCATATCAGGTTCTGCCTTGAGTCAAGAACTGCCAAGTTTCAGGAGGGTCTTTTTCCTCTCATCTACTCACCATTTTTTCAACACGATCTTGTCCCACCGAGTGCCAGTCTGGGCGGCGATGAGTTTTTTGAGGTCTCGAATGGTGTCATCAGGGCTGAACAGTAATACCAGTTAAGGAAACGTAATTCAAAAGTGGCCCTGTATTACTTACTACTAAGCAGACAGCTCTGTGGTGCCATCTCTCTCCCCTACTTTGTCTTTCTTCCCTCCTGCTGCTCCAAAGCTTAACACCTACTTTTCCAGCAAAGGCTTTGGCTTAACCTAGTCATTCTCAAATGGTAACTTGCGATGCTCTCACAGAGGCCTAAACATCTGAGATCTGGCAGATTTCCCCGATATTgagaaaacaagaagaagagtttggatcgatatcccacttttctctcctgtaaggagactcaaggtggctttcaagctcctctccccacaacagacttcttgtgagttaagtggggctgagagagttccgaagaactgtgactagcccaaggtcaccctgcaggaatgtaggggtgtggaaacacatctggttcaccaaataagcctctgccactcaggtggaggagtggggaatcaaacccagttctccaattagaattcacctgctcttaactattacaccacactggctgcattccctcctcccctcattTGCCCCACAGCCCTATTAATATTCACAGGAATTCTTCCCCTTTCCAGTCCACACCCCAGAATGTGTAACCAGATAGCACAAACATTGCTGCCAGAACTTCTGAAGGAGACTTCAAAACTGGGAAGCGATCACTGAAACCAACTCTCTGTGTACCTCATCAGACATCTGGAGTTATAACAGACACCACCAGAAGACTATTTTTGGATAACTATAATGAATGAGGCCACAATTCGGGAGATTGTCTCAAAGATGCTTTGGAAGAAGATGCTCACGAAATGAGCTGGAAGATGACAGCAGCAGCGCAATCTTTTAAGTACTTattattgctgtcaagtcacatctaacttgtggtgacccctgatagggttttcaaggcaagagacattcagaggtagttcgctattgcctgctgctgcatcacaaccctggtaatCCTCAgagccagggtcaaccctgcttagcttatgagatctgccaagatcagaatagcctgggctatccagcaGAGGCAAACAAagaccacctttgaatgtctcttacctGGTTTCATCTCTCTGATATCTGAGGAATACTTCCTCCAAAGGGGCAAGATGTAACACGCGCCCATCTATCCACAAAGTTTTCCCTCTGAGCATCATAGGACTCTTAATGAACTGCCATcttagcagaggcatagctgcaagGGGATGCGCAACGCACCGAgcgcgcagccctgtgggggtgtggcgggagtgttctggggtggaggatgcaccggtgcactgggtgctttttccccttgctacgcctctgcatcttAGCAATGACTGGTGCAGGGGCAATCACCATACAATGCCAGAGCTCTTTTTGTCTGTTGAGGATTCTTCATAGAGTAGATGTATCCATTATATTGTTCACTGTGTATGTGGCAGTTATTGTGACACTCTCTGGGTAGGATTGCAAGGATGACTTATCACTGGGAAGTGTGTGGCTCTTGACATGCCCAAGAACATCACTATAGGAGACACCTGATAGCCTGCTCCTATTTATAAGAGCAGGCTATCAGGTGTCCCCTACTAGTAATGCTTTCAGGTAAGCATCTGTGGGAGCAAAGAACCACCTATgtttgtcttatttttttaattgggaaagGGGCAGTTTTGCAGTTGATCTCGTCACTTCAAAAGGTGGGGAGAAGACAAGCATGTGTACTGGTTAGGGAACTGGGATGGAAtcttggaaacccaggtttggACCCCACTAT of Sphaerodactylus townsendi isolate TG3544 linkage group LG03, MPM_Stown_v2.3, whole genome shotgun sequence contains these proteins:
- the UBL5 gene encoding ubiquitin-like protein 5 — protein: MIEVVCNDRLGKKVRVKCNPDDTIRDLKKLIAAQTGTRWDKIVLKKWYTIFKDHVSLADYEIHDGMNLELYYQ